One window of Hymenobacter sp. BRD128 genomic DNA carries:
- a CDS encoding iron-sulfur cluster assembly accessory protein has translation MITVSDKAKEKVEHLMRDSQLDATYRLRASVAGGGCSGLSYKLDFDNETRPMDQEFEDKGVRVVVDMKSFLYLAGTELDFSDGLNGKGFQFHNPNASRSCGCGESFSV, from the coding sequence ATGATTACCGTTTCGGATAAAGCCAAGGAAAAAGTGGAGCATCTGATGCGCGACTCGCAGCTCGATGCTACCTACCGGCTGCGCGCCTCGGTGGCGGGCGGCGGCTGCTCGGGCCTGAGCTACAAGCTGGACTTTGATAACGAAACCCGGCCGATGGACCAGGAATTTGAGGATAAAGGTGTGCGCGTGGTAGTGGATATGAAGAGCTTTCTGTACCTGGCCGGCACCGAGCTCGATTTTTCGGATGGACTGAATGGCAAAGGCTTTCAGTTTCATAATCCAAACGCTTCACGCTCTTGCGGTTGTGGCGAAAGTTTCTCAGTATAA
- a CDS encoding iron-sulfur cluster assembly scaffold protein, which produces MAYSDKVIDHYSNPRNVGTLDKSKKTVGTGLVGAPSAAT; this is translated from the coding sequence ATGGCTTACTCCGATAAGGTAATCGACCACTACAGCAACCCGCGCAACGTGGGCACGCTGGACAAAAGCAAGAAAACGGTAGGCACCGGCCTGGTAGGTGCCCCGAGTGCGGCGACGTAA